A genomic segment from Malaclemys terrapin pileata isolate rMalTer1 chromosome 1, rMalTer1.hap1, whole genome shotgun sequence encodes:
- the LOC128830192 gene encoding olfactory receptor 52K1-like isoform X1 produces MPQQDNLSDSNSTGSDPSVFFLTGIPGLESLHLWISIPFSSVFTVALLGNCTLLYVIKTEPSLHKPMFYFLTMLAVIDLVLSTATVPKILSIFWFNSREISLNGCLVQMFFLHSFSIMQTALLLAMAFDRYVAICDPLRYATILTNSVIAKIGLAALARAVLLVLPLPFVLRRLPYCRSHIISHCYCEHMAVVNLACADTRFNNIYGIIVAFFIVGLDLMFISLSYVKILRAVLSLASKEEKLKAFSTCVAHLWAILVAYTPVVLSSIIYRFGHPVPPHVHILLANFYLLFPPMMNPIVYGVKTKQIRDRVLLLLTGTKDAGLGSNK; encoded by the exons ATGCCACAACAAGACAACCTGTCAGATTCCAACAGCACAGGCTCTGATCCATCAGTGTTCTTCCTGACAGGCATCCCGGGGCTGGAATCTCTGCacctctggatctccatccccttctcctcAGTGTTCACCGTGGCCCTTCTAGGAAACTGCACCCTCTTGTATGTTATCAAGACAGAGCCCTCCCTACACAAGCCCATGTTCTATTTCCTCACCATGCTGGCCGTCATCGACCTGGTTTTATCCACAGCCACCGTGCCGAAAatactgagcatcttctggtttaaTTCCAGGGAGATCAGCTTAAACGGCTGCCTGGTGCAGATGTTTTTCCTTCACTCGTTCTCCATCATGCAgactgctctgctgctggccatggCCTTTGACAGGTACGTGGCCATCTGCGACCCCCTGCGGTATGCCACCATCCTGACCAACTCAGTGATAGCAAAGATCGGGCTGGCGGCTTTGGCCCGGGCTGTTCTCCTagtgctccctctgcccttcgTCCTCAGGAGGCTGCCCTACTGCAGGTCACACATCATCTCCCATTGCTACTGTGAGCACATGGCCGTGGTCAATCTGGCCTGTGCTGACACAAGGTTTAATAACATCTATGGGATCATTGTTGCTTTCTTCATTGTGGGGCTGGATCTGATGTTCATCTCCCTATCGTATGTCAAGATCCTAAGGGCTGTCTTAAGCCTGGCATCCAAGGAAGAGAAACTCAAGGCTTTTAGCACCTGTGTTGCCCACCTTTGGGCCATCTTAGTGGCCTACACACCAGTGGTTCTCTCCTCAATAATTTACAGGTTCGGCCACCCAGTCCCCCCACACGTACACATCCTGCTGGCCAATTTCTACCTCCTCTTTCCTCCCATGATGAACCCCATCGTGTACGGTGTGAAAACCAAACAGATTCGTGACCGGGTGCTTCTCCT cctcacaggaacaaaggacgctggcctaggcagcaacaaatgA
- the LOC128830192 gene encoding olfactory receptor 52K1-like isoform X2, whose protein sequence is MPQQDNLSDSNSTGSDPSVFFLTGIPGLESLHLWISIPFSSVFTVALLGNCTLLYVIKTEPSLHKPMFYFLTMLAVIDLVLSTATVPKILSIFWFNSREISLNGCLVQMFFLHSFSIMQTALLLAMAFDRYVAICDPLRYATILTNSVIAKIGLAALARAVLLVLPLPFVLRRLPYCRSHIISHCYCEHMAVVNLACADTRFNNIYGIIVAFFIVGLDLMFISLSYVKILRAVLSLASKEEKLKAFSTCVAHLWAILVAYTPVVLSSIIYRFGHPVPPHVHILLANFYLLFPPMMNPIVYGVKTKQIRDRVLLLFRGKSF, encoded by the coding sequence ATGCCACAACAAGACAACCTGTCAGATTCCAACAGCACAGGCTCTGATCCATCAGTGTTCTTCCTGACAGGCATCCCGGGGCTGGAATCTCTGCacctctggatctccatccccttctcctcAGTGTTCACCGTGGCCCTTCTAGGAAACTGCACCCTCTTGTATGTTATCAAGACAGAGCCCTCCCTACACAAGCCCATGTTCTATTTCCTCACCATGCTGGCCGTCATCGACCTGGTTTTATCCACAGCCACCGTGCCGAAAatactgagcatcttctggtttaaTTCCAGGGAGATCAGCTTAAACGGCTGCCTGGTGCAGATGTTTTTCCTTCACTCGTTCTCCATCATGCAgactgctctgctgctggccatggCCTTTGACAGGTACGTGGCCATCTGCGACCCCCTGCGGTATGCCACCATCCTGACCAACTCAGTGATAGCAAAGATCGGGCTGGCGGCTTTGGCCCGGGCTGTTCTCCTagtgctccctctgcccttcgTCCTCAGGAGGCTGCCCTACTGCAGGTCACACATCATCTCCCATTGCTACTGTGAGCACATGGCCGTGGTCAATCTGGCCTGTGCTGACACAAGGTTTAATAACATCTATGGGATCATTGTTGCTTTCTTCATTGTGGGGCTGGATCTGATGTTCATCTCCCTATCGTATGTCAAGATCCTAAGGGCTGTCTTAAGCCTGGCATCCAAGGAAGAGAAACTCAAGGCTTTTAGCACCTGTGTTGCCCACCTTTGGGCCATCTTAGTGGCCTACACACCAGTGGTTCTCTCCTCAATAATTTACAGGTTCGGCCACCCAGTCCCCCCACACGTACACATCCTGCTGGCCAATTTCTACCTCCTCTTTCCTCCCATGATGAACCCCATCGTGTACGGTGTGAAAACCAAACAGATTCGTGACCGGGTGCTTCTCCTGTTCCGAGGGAAAAGCTTCTAG